TCACGATGCGCATGAGTCCGAAGACAAGGGTGAGGCCGCTGGCCAGGAGGAACAGCAGGGCGCCGAAGCTCAGGCCGTTGAGGACCTGTTGGGCGAGGAATACGGGTTCGAACACGCGATCTGTCAGACCTTCCACATCGTCGGGGAGTTGCCTGGGTGCGACCCAGTGAAGCAAGCTGTGAACACTATGTCAAGTAACACTGCACAACGGTCAAGTAACAGTGCACACATGAGGATGGCGCCGAAGAAGTCCGGGCAGGGGGGGCACGCCGAGCGCCGCGCCACGACCTCCTCACGAGGCCGCACGCGTCGCCCAGACGCCGGCGTGAGCAGCCGTCAGGCGGACTCGCCGCGCCCCGCGGGCGTGTTGAGGTGCGACTGCGAATCACGGATGCCGGACAGCGGACCGTTCACTGTGAAGTAGCGGCCGCCGCCGGCGACGAGGAGCTCTTCCGCAGGGAACTTCGTGATCACCTCGCAGCCGTCGGCCGTCACGACGACCTCTTCCTCGATGCGGGCGGCACCCCAGCCGTCGGCGGCGGGCCAGTACGTCTCCAACGCGAAGACCATGCCCTCCTCCAGCACCTCGGGGTGATCGAGCGACGTCAGGCGGGAGAAGATCGGCTTCTCCCAGATGGAGAGGCCGACGCCGTGACCGTACTGCAGCGCGAAGGCGGCCTCCTCGTCGGGGAAGCCGAACTCCTCCGCCTTCGGCCACAGTTCCACGATGTCCGCCGTCGTGGCGCCGGGCTTGACCGCGGCGATCGCGCGGTCCATGTACTCGCGGCAGCGGGTATAGGCATCCCGCTGGGCCGGGCTCGCCGAGCCCACCGCGAACGTGCGGTAGTAGCACGTCCGGTAGCCGTTGTACGAGTGGAGGATGTCGAAGAAGGCCGGATCTCCCGGGCGTACGGCGCGATCGGAGTAGACGTGCGGGTGCGGCGCGCAGCGCTCGCCAGAGATCGCGTTGACACCCTCGACGTACTCCGACCCCTGGTCGTACAGGGACTTGGCGACGAGTCCGACGCACTGGTTCTCACGAACGCCGGGACGCAGGAACTCGTAGAGCTCGTCGTAGGCGGCATCCACCATGGATGCCGCGGTCGTCAGCAGCGTGATCTCGTCGGCCGTCTTGATGCGCCGCGCCTCCATGAACACCTGCTGGCCGTCGACGACGTCGATGCCCTCGCGCTGGAGCGCGAACAGGATCGGCAGCTCGACGACGTCCACCCCGAGCGGCTCGTTCGCGAGCCCGAACCGCTCCAGCTCCCGCTTGATCTTGCGGGCGACCTCTTCGGCGATGCCCGCGTCGGGCGGGAACGCGCCGCGCAGCGTCGAGATGCCGGCGCGGGCACCGGACTCCAGCCGCGGTCGCGTGGCACCGTGATGCGGCGCGTGCGGATCGGCATCCGCTTCCATGTGCGTCTCGTGCAGCCACGGGTTCAGCAGGGCATGGTGCTTCGCGGCCGACCCGAAGTCCCACACGATCGGGTCGGTCTTGCGCGTCACGAGACAGAACCGGATGAGCTTGTCCATCGCCCACGTGCCGATATGCGTCGCCGAGGCGTAGCGGATGTTGGAGAAGTCGAACGCGAGCACGGCGCCGAGCGACGACCTCTCCAGTTCGGCGTGGAGCCGGGCGAGGCGTTCGTCGCGGAGGCGCTCGAAGTTCACGCGCGCCTCCCAGTCGACGCCCATCGTTCCGCGTGTGGCAATGCTCATGATGTTCTCCCTGCGTGGATCGAGACGTGGACGATGGCGGTCAGCTGATGCGCCAGCCGCGGTCGACGTTGAGGCTGTGCGCCGAGACCCCGCGGTTGAAGAGCAGGAACCGGACGGCATCGACGATGTCGGCCATGGTGGCCAGCGCGCCGCCGGGCGTGCGG
This genomic window from Candidatus Microbacterium phytovorans contains:
- a CDS encoding Xaa-Pro peptidase family protein; the protein is MSIATRGTMGVDWEARVNFERLRDERLARLHAELERSSLGAVLAFDFSNIRYASATHIGTWAMDKLIRFCLVTRKTDPIVWDFGSAAKHHALLNPWLHETHMEADADPHAPHHGATRPRLESGARAGISTLRGAFPPDAGIAEEVARKIKRELERFGLANEPLGVDVVELPILFALQREGIDVVDGQQVFMEARRIKTADEITLLTTAASMVDAAYDELYEFLRPGVRENQCVGLVAKSLYDQGSEYVEGVNAISGERCAPHPHVYSDRAVRPGDPAFFDILHSYNGYRTCYYRTFAVGSASPAQRDAYTRCREYMDRAIAAVKPGATTADIVELWPKAEEFGFPDEEAAFALQYGHGVGLSIWEKPIFSRLTSLDHPEVLEEGMVFALETYWPAADGWGAARIEEEVVVTADGCEVITKFPAEELLVAGGGRYFTVNGPLSGIRDSQSHLNTPAGRGESA